A region of Ferruginibacter albus DNA encodes the following proteins:
- a CDS encoding T9SS type A sorting domain-containing protein gives MALDNLISIEITDEQMKTINDALTIIEDALAAQLVNLTPKQRQSHARVRYEMEIWVQKANSYMDNNPPLVPNYIDIDENRKDLSAHTKLNPFIDRIEKLLQSVLDTNLLLGTDLYNNAMSFYRSLKMAARSNATCNNGRCDTSIIVLNAPMPTPDTVTVKASCPNCAVNVCAVVNDVDTTGGATYDTCGIPTGYSASSISESGCMTFTPDGTVTSTQTTCIITCNNGRCDTSIVILLRPKDNVMPITFTLVKAIPEQNNMVTVQWNVENQVNISSYVIEKSTDGIHYNNVARITATETNTYTWKDNNASGNNYYRIISVEVNGRKEYSNIVKASLSKNEYIKVLDRIQANGTMQLKFNSMAPGNYRVILFNDIGQLFSQREISFGGGTAIVQIQLNTILTKGIYMLKIQQPNGKITTEKIRN, from the coding sequence ATGGCTCTGGACAATTTGATCAGTATTGAAATTACTGATGAACAAATGAAAACGATCAACGATGCATTAACTATTATTGAAGATGCGTTGGCTGCTCAATTAGTAAACCTTACTCCTAAGCAACGACAATCGCATGCAAGGGTTCGGTATGAAATGGAAATATGGGTACAAAAGGCAAATAGTTATATGGACAATAATCCGCCGCTCGTTCCTAACTATATTGATATAGACGAAAACCGTAAAGATCTCTCCGCACACACCAAGCTCAATCCATTCATTGATCGAATAGAAAAGCTGTTACAAAGTGTTTTAGATACCAATCTTTTATTGGGCACAGATCTGTATAATAATGCCATGAGTTTTTATCGCAGTTTAAAAATGGCAGCCCGTTCCAATGCCACCTGTAACAATGGTAGATGCGATACATCAATAATAGTATTGAACGCACCAATGCCTACGCCGGATACTGTTACAGTTAAAGCAAGCTGTCCGAATTGTGCGGTAAATGTATGTGCAGTGGTAAATGATGTAGATACAACAGGCGGCGCTACCTATGATACCTGTGGTATACCAACAGGTTATTCTGCCAGCAGCATAAGCGAAAGCGGTTGCATGACCTTTACTCCGGATGGAACAGTAACCAGCACACAAACTACCTGTATCATTACCTGTAACAATGGAAGGTGTGACACCTCTATAGTGATCTTACTTCGACCAAAAGATAATGTAATGCCGATAACATTTACATTAGTAAAAGCAATCCCTGAGCAAAACAATATGGTTACTGTACAATGGAATGTTGAGAACCAGGTAAACATATCAAGCTATGTAATAGAGAAAAGTACTGATGGTATTCATTATAATAATGTAGCTAGAATTACAGCAACTGAAACAAACACTTATACCTGGAAAGATAATAATGCAAGCGGTAATAACTATTATCGTATTATATCAGTAGAGGTTAATGGTAGAAAAGAATATAGCAATATAGTGAAAGCATCTTTATCCAAAAATGAGTATATAAAAGTGTTAGATAGAATACAGGCAAATGGTACTATGCAATTGAAATTTAATAGCATGGCTCCGGGCAACTACCGGGTTATCTTATTCAATGATATAGGTCAGTTATTTTCTCAGAGGGAAATTAGCTTTGGAGGAGGTACTGCGATAGTTCAAATACAATTAAATACAATTTTAACAAAAGGGATTTACATGCTAAAAATTCAACAACCTAATGGAAAAATTACGACAGAAAAGATCAGGAATTAA